Proteins encoded within one genomic window of Pararhizobium capsulatum DSM 1112:
- a CDS encoding helix-turn-helix transcriptional regulator translates to MRKASRLFEIIQILRLSPKPVTAAIIAERLEVTVRSIYRDIAALQAMRVPIEGGRGIGYILRPGFDMPPLMFSIEETEAIVLALALLARSNDTELKDAAARVSDKIAGAMPAPLRQTLNSRTLHAWGSIAPAPESLDLALVRRAIRDERKLLLDYSDEQGRGSQRAIRPLALIYYSATAVVVGWCELRQAIRNFRTDRVQGCALLEAHFRGEGDGLRDLWISGWKQQPAGPLAR, encoded by the coding sequence ATGCGCAAGGCATCCCGGCTGTTCGAGATCATCCAGATCCTCAGGCTCTCACCAAAACCGGTGACAGCGGCCATCATCGCCGAACGGCTGGAGGTGACGGTGCGCTCGATCTACCGGGATATCGCAGCACTTCAGGCCATGCGGGTGCCGATCGAGGGCGGGCGCGGCATCGGTTATATCCTGCGCCCCGGCTTCGACATGCCGCCGCTGATGTTCTCGATCGAAGAAACGGAGGCGATCGTGCTGGCGCTGGCGTTGCTCGCCCGCTCGAACGATACCGAACTCAAGGATGCCGCCGCGCGCGTCAGCGACAAGATCGCCGGCGCCATGCCTGCGCCCCTGCGCCAGACGCTGAATAGCCGCACGCTGCATGCCTGGGGCTCGATCGCGCCTGCTCCCGAAAGCCTGGATCTTGCCTTGGTGCGTCGGGCGATCCGAGACGAACGCAAGCTGCTGCTCGATTACAGCGACGAACAGGGCCGCGGCAGCCAAAGGGCCATCCGGCCGCTGGCATTGATCTATTATTCAGCAACGGCAGTCGTCGTTGGATGGTGCGAACTGCGCCAGGCCATCCGCAACTTCCGCACCGACCGCGTGCAGGGTTGCGCTTTGTTGGAAGCCCATTTCCGTGGCGAAGGTGACGGCCTGCGTGATCTCTGGATCAGCGGCTGGAAACAGCAGCCGGCCGGACCATTGGCTCGTTGA
- a CDS encoding LysE family translocator, with the protein MSYSENLWLFFTLLFGIIIVPGMDMVFVMANALTGGRASGLSATAGIMGGGLFHTLYAALGVGLLLHLVPGLFNILLIAGALYIAWIGYTLMRSNIAIATVEPLAQLSRWTSFRRGALTSLLNPKAYLFMLAVYPQFLKPDFGPLLPQVVIMAVMIAATQLAVYGSLAVAAGRSREMITSNPHATALLGKSVGAILIAVAAWTAWQSWSTAM; encoded by the coding sequence ATGAGTTACTCGGAAAATCTCTGGCTGTTCTTCACGCTTCTCTTCGGCATCATCATCGTGCCCGGCATGGACATGGTCTTCGTCATGGCCAACGCGCTGACGGGCGGACGCGCGTCTGGCCTATCCGCAACGGCGGGCATCATGGGTGGCGGGTTGTTCCATACGCTCTATGCGGCGCTCGGCGTCGGGCTGCTCCTCCATCTCGTGCCGGGCCTCTTCAACATTCTCCTGATCGCCGGCGCGCTTTATATCGCCTGGATCGGCTATACGCTGATGCGCTCCAACATCGCGATTGCCACGGTCGAACCACTCGCGCAGCTCTCCCGCTGGACCAGTTTTCGCCGCGGCGCGCTCACCAGCCTGCTCAATCCCAAGGCCTATCTGTTCATGCTGGCGGTCTATCCGCAGTTCCTGAAGCCGGATTTCGGTCCGCTTCTGCCGCAGGTCGTGATCATGGCCGTGATGATCGCCGCGACCCAACTTGCCGTCTACGGCAGTTTGGCGGTCGCCGCCGGCCGCAGCCGCGAAATGATTACATCAAACCCGCACGCGACAGCGCTTCTCGGCAAGTCCGTCGGAGCCATCCTGATCGCGGTTGCCGCCTGGACGGCATGGCAGAGCTGGAGCACGGCGATGTGA
- a CDS encoding c-type cytochrome, whose product MKLKTIALAIAVASLGLGAVSAADNPVEIREGLMKKIGGSMGALAGIAKGDKPYDEAIVKASLTAISESIKVFPDQFPAGSDAGSEASPKIWESMDDFKAKAAKLGADADAQLAQLPADQASVGAAVGLIGKNCGDCHQSYRVKK is encoded by the coding sequence ATGAAGCTGAAGACCATTGCACTGGCGATTGCCGTTGCGAGCTTGGGACTGGGAGCAGTCAGCGCCGCTGACAATCCGGTGGAGATCCGCGAAGGGCTGATGAAGAAGATCGGCGGCTCGATGGGTGCGCTGGCGGGAATAGCCAAGGGCGACAAGCCCTATGATGAAGCTATCGTGAAAGCCTCGCTGACCGCCATCAGCGAAAGCATCAAGGTCTTCCCCGATCAATTCCCGGCCGGCTCCGATGCTGGCTCGGAAGCCAGCCCGAAGATCTGGGAGAGCATGGACGATTTCAAGGCCAAGGCCGCCAAGCTCGGTGCCGATGCCGATGCGCAGCTTGCCCAGCTGCCGGCGGATCAGGCCAGTGTCGGCGCAGCCGTTGGCCTTATCGGCAAGAACTGTGGCGACTGTCATCAGTCCTATCGCGTCAAGAAGTGA
- a CDS encoding c-type cytochrome → MRRFLTTAVLFVAVAGTAAWFLTRPEPWPASHWEGLGEPDVANGALVFSAGGCVSCHARPGAVEGEAQLVLSGGLALKSDFGTFHVPNISPDETAGIGGWTLAEFGNAITRGVGPHNEHLYPSFPYTSYARLTAKDVNDLFGYLKTLPKSPDVAPSHELPFPFNIRLALGGWKLLFYSDAPRVTVDTSNPKLARGQYLVEGPGHCGECHTPRNALGGFEPGQWLAGAPNPEGKGRIPNITPGSKSIGSWSEGDIVTYLETGFTPDFDSAGGSMVEVQKNMAKLPASDREAIAAYLKAVPAVQ, encoded by the coding sequence ATGCGACGATTCCTGACAACAGCAGTGCTTTTCGTCGCCGTGGCCGGCACGGCGGCGTGGTTCCTGACGCGGCCGGAGCCTTGGCCGGCAAGCCATTGGGAAGGCCTGGGCGAGCCAGATGTCGCCAACGGCGCCCTGGTGTTTTCGGCCGGCGGCTGCGTCAGCTGTCACGCCAGGCCGGGTGCAGTTGAAGGAGAGGCGCAGCTGGTTCTTTCCGGCGGGTTGGCGCTGAAGAGCGATTTCGGCACGTTCCATGTCCCGAACATTTCGCCCGACGAGACGGCCGGCATTGGCGGCTGGACGCTTGCGGAGTTCGGCAACGCCATAACCCGCGGCGTCGGTCCGCACAACGAACACCTCTATCCGTCCTTTCCCTACACGTCCTATGCGCGCCTGACGGCCAAGGACGTCAACGATCTGTTCGGCTATCTGAAGACCCTGCCGAAGAGCCCGGACGTCGCGCCGTCCCACGAATTGCCGTTCCCCTTCAACATACGGTTGGCGCTCGGCGGCTGGAAGCTGCTGTTCTACAGCGACGCACCCCGCGTCACCGTCGATACGTCGAACCCCAAGCTCGCCCGCGGACAATATCTCGTGGAAGGCCCCGGCCATTGCGGCGAATGTCACACCCCGCGCAACGCGCTCGGCGGTTTCGAGCCCGGCCAGTGGCTGGCCGGTGCACCCAATCCGGAAGGCAAGGGCCGCATCCCCAACATCACGCCGGGTTCGAAAAGCATTGGTAGCTGGAGCGAAGGCGATATCGTCACCTACCTCGAAACCGGCTTCACGCCCGATTTCGATTCCGCCGGGGGCTCAATGGTCGAGGTCCAGAAAAACATGGCCAAGCTCCCCGCCAGCGACCGCGAAGCGATCGCCGCCTATCTGAAGGCAGTACCTGCCGTGCAGTAG
- a CDS encoding type II toxin-antitoxin system HicA family toxin translates to MNDRHRKTLLAVFAEPVSGTIAWADIESMLVGVGCSILEGSGSRVRFVFGSDIESFHRPHPAKEAKRYQVRAARDFLIKIGIKP, encoded by the coding sequence ATGAACGACAGGCACAGGAAGACCTTGCTTGCCGTTTTTGCCGAGCCGGTATCGGGCACGATCGCTTGGGCAGATATCGAAAGCATGCTGGTCGGCGTTGGTTGCTCCATTCTTGAAGGCAGCGGATCGCGGGTGCGTTTTGTCTTCGGTTCGGACATCGAAAGCTTCCATCGCCCTCATCCGGCGAAGGAAGCCAAGCGCTATCAGGTCCGGGCGGCACGGGATTTTCTGATCAAAATCGGGATCAAACCATGA
- a CDS encoding type II toxin-antitoxin system HicB family antitoxin: protein MNVMTHNGYSARIEYDAEGEIFFGRLAGISDGVTFHADTVVDLKVAFQEAVDDYVESCAKLGKEPQKPYSGKMMFRVDPEIHARAAKAAELAGKSLNQWAAEVLAKASERAA, encoded by the coding sequence ATGAATGTAATGACCCATAACGGCTATTCCGCCCGGATTGAATACGACGCCGAAGGCGAAATATTCTTTGGTCGTCTGGCGGGGATCAGCGACGGCGTGACCTTTCATGCGGATACCGTGGTGGACCTGAAAGTCGCATTTCAGGAGGCGGTTGATGATTATGTTGAAAGCTGTGCGAAGCTCGGCAAGGAGCCGCAGAAACCCTATTCGGGAAAGATGATGTTTCGCGTCGATCCCGAGATACACGCCCGGGCTGCAAAGGCCGCCGAATTGGCCGGTAAGAGCCTTAATCAATGGGCCGCTGAAGTCCTTGCAAAGGCAAGTGAGCGAGCAGCCTGA
- a CDS encoding type 1 glutamine amidotransferase family protein, with protein MKLAIVLTEGFADWECALLMASARGDFGFEIVTATPGGRGVMSMGGLKVVPDRDAETLDPASFDALVLSGGTIWQTEAAPDLSAVYRRFNDHGRPIAAICGATLAFARAGLLDTVAHTSNSLGLLERVPQYRGADLYLDQPQAVSDQGIITASETAPVSFAAEIYRAIGFSSEDLSSYLRLFGAEHRAAK; from the coding sequence ATGAAGCTTGCAATCGTTCTGACGGAAGGTTTCGCGGATTGGGAATGCGCGCTGTTGATGGCTTCGGCGCGCGGCGATTTCGGCTTCGAGATCGTCACCGCGACACCCGGCGGACGCGGCGTCATGTCCATGGGCGGCCTCAAGGTCGTGCCGGACAGGGACGCCGAAACGCTTGACCCCGCCTCCTTCGACGCACTGGTCCTAAGCGGCGGCACGATCTGGCAGACCGAGGCCGCCCCGGATCTTTCGGCCGTCTATCGCCGCTTCAACGACCATGGCCGGCCGATCGCCGCCATCTGCGGCGCCACGCTTGCCTTCGCCCGCGCCGGCCTTCTCGATACAGTTGCCCACACCAGCAACTCGCTTGGCCTGCTCGAGCGCGTGCCGCAATATCGCGGCGCCGATCTCTACCTCGACCAGCCGCAGGCCGTCAGCGACCAGGGCATCATCACCGCTTCGGAAACCGCGCCGGTGAGCTTTGCCGCCGAAATCTACCGCGCCATCGGCTTTTCATCGGAAGACCTGAGCAGCTACCTCAGGCTTTTCGGTGCCGAGCATAGGGCAGCGAAATAA
- a CDS encoding GNAT family N-acetyltransferase — protein MLETSLPHRPTLPQHPVSRAPLVTIRSAKPRDLAALRELIGELAAHHGDAAPITSEDLERDLFGKMPWITALVAEAEGELIGHAILVPLYRAPQGLRGMEVNQLYVRPAHRGTGIGRHLVAKAREQARMAGCTYLSVSAATGNFQAHRFYESENFTPGPVTGMRYLQKLA, from the coding sequence ATGCTTGAAACTTCCCTTCCCCACCGTCCCACGCTGCCGCAGCATCCGGTAAGCCGCGCGCCGCTGGTGACCATCCGCTCTGCCAAGCCGCGCGACCTTGCTGCCCTTCGCGAACTGATCGGCGAGCTTGCCGCCCATCATGGCGACGCAGCCCCGATCACATCGGAAGATCTGGAGCGCGATCTTTTCGGCAAGATGCCGTGGATTACCGCGCTCGTTGCCGAAGCCGAAGGCGAGCTGATCGGTCATGCCATTCTCGTGCCGCTCTACCGCGCGCCGCAGGGCCTGCGCGGCATGGAAGTGAACCAGCTCTACGTCCGCCCCGCCCATCGCGGCACCGGCATCGGCCGCCATCTCGTCGCCAAGGCCCGCGAACAGGCGCGCATGGCGGGCTGTACCTATCTTTCCGTCAGCGCCGCCACCGGCAACTTCCAGGCGCATCGCTTCTACGAATCCGAAAACTTCACGCCCGGCCCGGTCACCGGCATGCGCTATCTGCAGAAGCTGGCTTGA
- a CDS encoding BrnA antitoxin family protein: MAKASDMKTFTTGRGYSRDDWNAIDSPELSDEELANLRPAKDVLPNDFFKAMDEHRKSRGRPALEKPKKQITLRLDEEVVAKFREGGKGWQGRMNKALRKAAGLT, encoded by the coding sequence ATGGCCAAAGCCAGTGATATGAAGACGTTTACAACTGGTCGCGGTTATTCCCGGGACGATTGGAATGCGATCGACTCTCCCGAACTGAGCGATGAAGAACTCGCCAATCTGCGTCCGGCAAAAGATGTTCTGCCGAACGATTTTTTCAAGGCAATGGATGAGCATCGCAAATCCCGTGGACGCCCTGCATTGGAAAAACCCAAGAAGCAGATCACGCTTCGCCTTGATGAAGAGGTTGTCGCCAAATTTCGTGAAGGCGGGAAAGGCTGGCAGGGCCGCATGAACAAAGCGTTGCGGAAGGCAGCCGGTTTGACGTGA
- a CDS encoding MerR family transcriptional regulator, with product MFSIGDLSRRTGVKVPTIRYYEQMGLISAPERSEGNQRRYEKDDLERLAFIRHGRDLGLSIEAIRDLLELSGHPEKPCGDADRIAAEHLADVREKIARLQSLERELERIVSCDGNHTVGDCYVIRALADHGLCKADH from the coding sequence ATGTTTTCCATCGGCGATCTTTCGCGCAGGACCGGCGTCAAGGTTCCGACCATCCGCTATTACGAGCAGATGGGCTTGATTTCAGCGCCCGAGCGCAGCGAAGGCAACCAGCGGCGCTATGAAAAAGACGATCTCGAACGCCTCGCCTTCATCCGCCACGGCCGCGACCTCGGCCTGTCGATCGAGGCGATCCGCGACCTGCTGGAACTCAGCGGCCACCCGGAAAAACCTTGCGGCGACGCCGACCGCATCGCCGCCGAACATCTCGCCGACGTGCGCGAGAAGATCGCCCGGCTCCAGAGCCTTGAACGCGAACTCGAGCGCATCGTCTCCTGCGACGGCAATCATACGGTCGGAGACTGCTATGTGATCCGGGCGCTGGCGGACCATGGGCTTTGTAAAGCCGATCACTGA